agagctgcTGGTTTCTCTAAATCAAAGCGGCCATGGATGATCATGTTTTTGTATATTGCTTGTGCTTCTACTACTACCTGACAAAAACATTATATGGTCTCATCTTTCATGGTTTTGGTGGGTGTTTAATGTTTATTGTTATGgatattttataagtatatgGTTCTCTTATTCAGAGATGACAatcttaaattatatatataagaagaggGTAAAATAAGCCGGTTTTTGTGGCTCCCCCCTTCAGTTATCTCTTGATGTTATACCCAGAGACAAGAGTCAGTGGTCAGTGTATTTAGCAAGTCACATGGAAAGATGAACTATATGAAGAaagtttctctgtttttttgtgtatattatataattatatctcTGATTTGTTTTGAGTATATTCCTAGTTCCAAGAGCACATGCATGAAAACTCAAGGCAAGTCATGCAACATTGCAAATATACATCTCTCAATACATTGGGCAGTAAACAAGTTCTtcaaagttgggctcttttaaTACAACTTCGATAACTGAGAGTGAGAGAGCTATCAAGATTCTGAACCTCTCCTATCAAATTTAACtacagtttcaaaaaaaaagaagaagcaatttttgatgaagaaaagcTGAAGTACAGGAGATGGAAGTATCACCAAAACCTCCAAGGATCCTTGTATGGAGGAACATAACTATCAGTAGGAGGAAGAAGCCTAAAGGACTCGACTGCTCTTTCTAACACCGGTCCCATCTGCATTTTATACAAACATTCAGATATCTTCACGCTTAAACACAACAGAATAACGGAAAGTAGACGTTAGAGGTTTGGTACCATGTCCCATTGCTTGCCAAGGGTTGAGGCATTTATGGTGTATAAGTACCCTGCAAAGTGTGAGATTCAGGAAAATGTCATGAGCTTATATTAGCGTGTACAGTCTCTCACGAAAAGTTTTGTTTTACCATCCCGTTCAGCAGTTGAAGAAATGTAGTGTCTGTACATCTTTGATGCTTCAGCCTGCCCAAATAACATAACAGTCAGAACATCACTTCAACCCCATTATGTCTTTAAACAAGAAGTATCTACtcagaaatagagagagagggttACGATTTTGGTTGGTGATTTGCGGACAAGGTACTCGTAGTACCAGTAAGGCTCCCCATCAATCTGCACATATAAAGCATATGAGGCTCATGCGTTTTATAGCTCCTTTTTAGCTTTGTTATAGAAGATGATACTTACATCAGTAGAATGTGCATCAAGAACAGAGCTCTCTTCTAGACGCTGACTTGAAGTGACACGCTGCAGGAAAGTATACACACATACTCATTAGATTAAAAGTTTgagaaataagaaaatattgttatgGTGATGTGTTAGAAGTGGGTTTTACCAGTGCAGATTTATCAGAGAGAACAGAGTCAGCAACGTCTTTGGCAGTCCATGTTTTCTTGTCTTTTGATGTTAGGAAGGTTGAGTTTGGGGGACCTATCTGGATCAAAGAACCGTAAAAGACATCAGGGTAGatagagaagaaagagaagaagtctTCTGGAAAGTGGGAAAACACCATAAACTAACCGAAACAGAAATCACTAGGTTGTCGATGAGGTCAAGTCGTTCGGAAACAATCCGTAGACGCGCATCAGCTGAACCATTTGAAACAGATTCAGTCTCAAAACTTTATGCATATAACGTAACTAGAATGGTGGTTACACAGGAAAGGATATGGAGAAAAGCATCAATAAATCAAAGGAAAACACTTACGAGAGAGTGGTGCAGCTGAAGAGTAACGTTCAGGCTTTCTTGATTCAACCCTGCATAATAATCAATGTTAAGTGTGAGACATAACTTGAATTAGGCAGTGAAAGCTTCAAGAAAACCTTGAGCATTACTTGATCAAATGATTCAGTTTATTTTCATGATATACATAAGAATACCATTTGAAGACAAGCTTCTCGGATGGAAGCTCGAGTGGGTAAGCATAAGAATAAGCATTGATTTCATCCACCATGGAACCCATTTTCCCTGCTTCTTCTGCAGCAAGAGTGACTGCAAATAACAGAAACCCAAACGTTATAGCATTCCACAAGATATTTAACATAAGTAATAGCCTAAAC
Above is a window of Brassica napus cultivar Da-Ae chromosome A10, Da-Ae, whole genome shotgun sequence DNA encoding:
- the LOC106372407 gene encoding psbP domain-containing protein 5, chloroplastic-like isoform X1, giving the protein MALLSPSFSSPSYRLFRCRRSNNISSKYHHGGEPTKELKISPSRVSTRSVSIKEGISRRDLVLIGLSSSLSTLLPLSSSPVTLAAEEAGKMGSMVDEINAYSYAYPLELPSEKLVFKWVESRKPERYSSAAPLSPDARLRIVSERLDLIDNLVISVSIGPPNSTFLTSKDKKTWTAKDVADSVLSDKSALRVTSSQRLEESSVLDAHSTDIDGEPYWYYEYLVRKSPTKIAEASKMYRHYISSTAERDGYLYTINASTLGKQWDMMGPVLERAVESFRLLPPTDSYVPPYKDPWRFW
- the LOC106372407 gene encoding psbP domain-containing protein 5, chloroplastic-like isoform X2, which gives rise to MALLSPSFSSPSYRLFRRSNNISSKYHHGGEPTKELKISPSRVSTRSVSIKEGISRRDLVLIGLSSSLSTLLPLSSSPVTLAAEEAGKMGSMVDEINAYSYAYPLELPSEKLVFKWVESRKPERYSSAAPLSPDARLRIVSERLDLIDNLVISVSIGPPNSTFLTSKDKKTWTAKDVADSVLSDKSALRVTSSQRLEESSVLDAHSTDIDGEPYWYYEYLVRKSPTKIAEASKMYRHYISSTAERDGYLYTINASTLGKQWDMMGPVLERAVESFRLLPPTDSYVPPYKDPWRFW